DNA from Chloroflexi bacterium ADurb.Bin180:
CTTGGCCAGGATAGAGAGCTCCACATAGACGCCCTGATGCTTGACATAGTACAGATCGTACTCGAGCTTGATGCGCGCATCGTCGACGCTCGAGCCATAGCGATAGCGCACCTGCGCCCAGCCGGTGATGCCCGGGCGCACCGCATGGCGCGCCTGGTAGTAGGGCACCTGTCTGACCAGCTCGGCCACAAACTCGGGGCGCTCGGGGCGCGGGCCGATGAGGCTCATCTCGCCGCGGAGCACGTTCCAGCACTGAGGCAGCTCGTCCAGACGGCTCCGGCGCAACAGGCGGCCAACGGGGGTGATGCGCGCGTCGTGGTCCGCGGCCCAGACGGCGCCAGAGTCGGCCTCGGCGTTAGGCACCATCGAACGGAACTTGACCACGGTAAAGGGCGAGCCGTGGCGGCCCACGCGCTGCTGACGATAAAAGAGCGGCCCCGGGCTGGTGAGGGCGTTGGCGAGGGCAACCAGCGGCGACAGCACGCCGGCGACGGCCAGGCCGGCCAGAGCGAACAGGATGTCGCCCAGGCGCTTGATCCAGCCAAAGATGCGGCGGGTGGGTGAATCCTGCAAAGGCAGCACCACGTGCAGGCTGCCGCCGGCGTGATTGACCGGCACACGGCCGGTGATTTGTTCATAGAGCTCGGTCATTGGGATGAGGGAGTAGCCCCGCTCGCGGAGGCCAAGCAGGCCCTGCAGCAGCTCGGGACGAACCTCGAAGGCGTGGGTGATGGCCAGGGCGATCAGGTCCACACGGTAGTCATTCACCAGGGGGTTGAGCGCGGTGCGGTTGCCAAGCACGGGCAAGCCCTCGACCATGGCACCGGCCTTGGCCGGGTCGTCATCGACAAAACCCACTGCCACATAGCCAGAGCCGGCATAGGGATTGCCCTTTGCGGCCGTGGCTGAGAGCAGCCGCGCCAGCTCGCTGCCGGAGCGGCCCGCGCCAACGATGAGCACGCGGCGCTGAAAGGCCGGCTGCGCCAAGACCGA
Protein-coding regions in this window:
- the wecA_2 gene encoding UDP-N-acetylgalactosamine-undecaprenyl-phosphate N-acetylgalactosaminephosphotransferase encodes the protein MVRPYSDPENSPSARLAGAARSPAGLRLVVPIPRLTLSERRMLLALVDALVLNVGLLSALALRFDYAFSLHSLAASPRYPLLLTVLWFVWSSFFDCYDLPSSSDASQSVWRTFRASLAASLTYLAIPYLSPPFLVSRSTALTFVLLATASVPLWRLVYASVLAQPAFQRRVLIVGAGRSGSELARLLSATAAKGNPYAGSGYVAVGFVDDDPAKAGAMVEGLPVLGNRTALNPLVNDYRVDLIALAITHAFEVRPELLQGLLGLRERGYSLIPMTELYEQITGRVPVNHAGGSLHVVLPLQDSPTRRIFGWIKRLGDILFALAGLAVAGVLSPLVALANALTSPGPLFYRQQRVGRHGSPFTVVKFRSMVPNAEADSGAVWAADHDARITPVGRLLRRSRLDELPQCWNVLRGEMSLIGPRPERPEFVAELVRQVPYYQARHAVRPGITGWAQVRYRYGSSVDDARIKLEYDLYYVKHQGVYVELSILAKTAAVMLGRRGR